Below is a genomic region from Catenuloplanes atrovinosus.
GGACTGCCCCACCTCGCCTCCAAACTGAGTGTCGATCTTGCCGACCTGATTTTCAGCGCACACAACCAGTCAACGGCGCTACTGCGGATCCGCGCCACCCAGGCGGCGCTCTTCCACGACGGACTGGTGCTGCATCATGAGCCCGCCGCAGCAACGGTCATGGCCCGCGAACTTCACTATCCCGTGAACGGCACCGCGCTTCAGCTCCTCAGCCGGGCCGTCTCGCCCAGCCTAGCTTTCTGGGCCCTCGATTACATGATTAATCCGATCATGAGCGTTCCGCTCAGGTATAGGCCGGCCGAGATGTTTCCCGGGACGGATCCCGAAGGCCTTTTCCTGACCACCCAGTACGGCCAGATATCCGTTCCACCCGGAGCCCGTCCTATCCTGCGAGCTCACCTCTACGACTGGACGCGAAGACCCGATGACTTCCCGCAGAACTCCGGCCGCGAGGCCCGCCGAAGAGACTACGAACGAGGCGAGAAGATCCACCTGCTCGCCCCGTTCCCGCAACGGTCACGAGCCGGCGTAGACATTCGACGGCACCGCTCGTACCTCCCGGCCCTCGGCTCAGAATGGATGCGGCAGAGAGGTTTGACACTCAGCCGCATCGAGGACCTGGCGCCGCGGCGCCCCATGACCGCGGGAACCGCCGATGCATGAACCCGACGCCACCACCTTCGGCGATATGCTCCTGAACCGGGCCCGTGAGCGCGGTGTCCGGCACGATCTGCTGCTCAGCCTACTGGGCATGACACCCCACCAGATTCGCCGCCTTACTCAACCGCGCGACCTCGCCGACTATCCGCTGGACGTCATCCGCCAACTCGCCGAGCGACTCGGACTCCCGTGGCCTGAATGGCTGGCCACGGGCACGGCCGAGCCGACGGCGACGCCCGAACCGAACGACGCCGCCATGGTCGACGCCGTACTCAGCGCCGCCATCGGCCTAACGCTGAGCTTCAGCGAACTCGCCTACATGCTCGACTGGACCATCGACCGTGTCCAGGTCGCAGTTCATCACCTGAAGAGGCGCACGCGGACTCCCGGGACACAGATCGTCGTGACCGGCGACTCCGTCGTGCGGGAACTGACATCCCGACTGCTGGACGATGACACCCGGCGGCGCCTCAACATGCGCCTGCACGCTCACGGTATCGGCCCTTCGCCCGATGTGCTATATCTCGTATATCATCTGATTAGCTCCGATTGGGCGGCTATCCAGCAGGCCGGACTGAATCCTGAGCAGAACGCCGACCTGTACGAGGAAGCCAGAGCGTACGGGTTAATCACATCACATGAGAGTTATGGCTTCATCCACGCAGACCTCACCCGCGACGTTCGGATCAGCCTCGGCGTACGAGGCTACCTACACTCCCGCGTGACGTACCTCGATGTACATGCGGACGATGACGACCCATAGCGGCCGCCGGCGTGTTCGAGCGCGGCGCGCAGCGCCGACGGCGGTCTGTGGCCGCCAGGCAAGGCCAACGATGTCGCGTTCGCCAGCCAGGCCAACGCCGGCCGTCGGCCGACTGCGAGGTCGCCGGCCCGCTCGGTGATCGGGCTCAACCCCTCGCCAGCACCCAGTTCAGGGACCGCGTCCCCCGAGCGAACCCCTACGCACGCCACGTTCGCGTGCACGGCCGAGGCGTACTTCGTTGCCGACGGCGCCACCGACGCCCGAGCTGACCGCTCGACCCCTGCAGGGAACCGCGAGGAACCTCGCCGCGGCGAGGTTCCTCGCCGCCTACGGTGTGCACGGGTGACGTGCGGCCTTCGCGCACCGGCGCGGCACGTGGCCGTATCCGGGCCGGCCGGTCGGATGGCGACGCGGCGTCTGCGGCGCCCCATGCTCCGGTGTGCCCTTTCGGCCCACGGCGCGGACCGAGCTCGCCGCCAGCGCCAGTCGGGTGCCGGAACAATCCGGCCTTGACTCGTTCCGGGCCGCTGTCTCGACCAACGAGCTCCTGCTGCGGTTGAACGACCGGCAGCCCGGCGAGCTCCGGGCCGCCATCGGCCGCGGTGCTGGCATCGATGCCCGCTACCGGCCTGCACCCGGATTCCCGATCCGTACCCGCCTCCCACGACAGAACGAGCTGCCCGCAGACCAGTGGGAGGTCTGGCTGCCAGGCACCGCCTCCCCGCCCGTCTTCTCGGGCGCGGCGGCGTGAGAGCCGACACGACTCCGACCGTCGGCACCTACGGATCAGGACGGCCACTGCGAGGAGAGCGGCACCGCAGCCGTGGCCGCGATGTCCCACCACCAGGGATCGCCGTTCACGATCACGCAGGGCGGTGAGTCGTTCATACGGCGGAGCTGGCCGAGGCCGTCGCCGGGCATCAGGATGGTTTGACTGTGGCCGTTGACCACCAGGGTCCATCCGAACAGGCCGTCCTGGTCGATGGACGGGTCCCGCATCGGCCTACCGACCGCGACGGGGTACATGCCGGGCCTGCCATACGCCCGCGCGCGGGTCTCGGCCTCCAGTAATGCCCGGTCGCGCACCTCCTCAACGAATACGTGCATGTTCGCGATGGCCACCTCCAACCGGACGCTGGCGGTCCGAAACCCGGATATGACCGGCTGGACGGCGTGATCCGGCCCGGCCGGAGTACGGATGTCGGCCAGGTCGCTCGGGCGCGGCAGCTCGGGACGGCCGCCATGTGCGTCGGCCGGCCGGGTGCCGGTGGACGGCTCGCAGACGCGAGCCGTTGACCGGTTGCTGGTGGCTACCGGGGGCGGCCGTTCCGCCGTACCGACATCGCCGCCGCGTTCGGTGACCACTTTGTCGTAGTCCTCGGCGGGGATCCACGTGATCCGGCGAGGCCGGACCGGGTAGGGCCGCCAGGTGTCGTTGAGGATGCCCTCCAGCAGGTGGTCGAGGTGCGGCGCGGCGACGCAGGGGAACCGGGCGTTCGGGTCGGGCCGGTAGGCGTGCGGGTTGAACGTGGGATACAGGTGTCTGCGGCCGCACGTCGCTAGTCGCTTGGTCACGGGACAGCGGGTGGTGCCGCTCCACACGTCGGTCCATCCGCAGCGTTGCTCCTCGAAGAGCGTCCAGCCGGATATCACCTTCAGCTGAGGGCTGCGATGCTGCCGGTACAGGCGGTGGTCATCGAGCGCGGGCACCGCGAGGTGGGGCACCATGCGGAGGAAGTCGACATCGGCGGAGTCGCGGTCGGTTGTCCATACGACGCGGTTACCGGCGCCGGCGAGCGCTTTCTGCCGGCGGACGACGTCCTTGGCCGGGAGAGTGGTGTGCTGGATCTCCCCCGCCACGGTCAGCCGGGTGCCGACCGCCAGCACGTCGGGGCGGCGCCTCGCGCGGGGACGCCAGGTCTCGACGGTGACGGCGGTCGCGCCCGCCATCTCCCAGGTGCGGGCCTCACGCTCTTTCAGGGCTTTGTGGATGTCGCTTTCGGGCATGTGTTCGGCGTGCGGGGACCGGCAGTTCTCGTGCCGAAACGTCGGCCCGTACCGACCGTTGACGAAGGTCATCCAGACGGGTGCCGGTGGTCTGCCCTGTTCAGCGTTCACGCGCATGCACAGCAGGCAGAGCAGCTTCTGCCCGCTGGCGCCGTGTGGCCGATCGTCGGCTACCTGCTCGCGCAGGCCGGTGCGGTCGGGGTGGCCCCAGTCAGATTCCCTGGGCTGGATTTCGATGCCGGCGGGGAGGTAGAAAACACCGTCAGAGAACTGGCGCGGGTCGATATCCCAGGTGGTGCGCGGCGAAGAGACGGCGGACACGTTCCTCCTATGAGGTGCGTGTTGCGGCGTGGGCGGCTTCGGGAGCGGGAACGGCCACGACTGTCTCCCATGGTGGCACGCTGATGCACCGCGTGCCGGGGCGTCGTCGGCGTCTTCGGATAGCGGTGTGGTCGGTCGGTCCTGCGTCCGTCAGCGCGGATGCAGGACCGGCATCACCAGATCGACGCGGCCCTGCCTATCGGATCCGGGGCCGCCGGTCAGCGGTACATCGACATCATCTCGGCGGCCTGGGCCGCCTGCTGGGCGGCCTGCGGCAAAGTCCGGCTGACCTGCGCCAACTGGCCGGCCACGTCCGGCAGGCTCAGCGAGCTGAGGATCTCCGCGGCCTGGGAGAGCCGGGTCGCGCTCGATGGCAGGTTGATGAGGCTGAGGATCTCCGCGGCCTGGGAGAGGGTCAGGGCGGTCTGCCGGTCGGGCGCGCCCGCGGTGTCCTGCATAACGGTGATGATCTGCTTGAGGTCGGCGAGGTTCTGGCGGGTCACCGTGCCGGTCCGTTCGAGCTGGGTGGCGAGGTCTTCCAGGCGTTTGAGCGGCGGGGAGAAGACCTCGGTGAGCAGGTCAGTAAGGTCGTCCTCGTCGATGCTGCCCAGGGCGGCCAGAGCTTGCCGGTTGCCGCCCTCGTGGAGGCGTTTCCAGTCGAGGAGGGTTTCGGGCGGGAAGTCACGCTCGCCGGTCTTCTTGTCGTCGACCAGGCTGTGGTGCGGGGTGCAGAGCAGCAGCAGGTACTTGAAGGAGTCCCGGTCCGGGATGTTCTCCCGGTACCGAGGCGCTTTCGGGCGTACGCCGTAGACGTGCGCGACCTGCGCGTTCTTCTTGTAGATGCCCGGCATGACCTCGACGACGACCGGCGCGGTGCAACGGGGCGCGTAGCAGACGCCGTTGCTCAGTGCCCAGACGGCGGCTTCCGTGGCAGCGGCGATGGCCTTCCGCTTGCCGTCCGGTGCCGGCGTGGACGAGAGAGGTGAAGTAGTCATGCTCGCGAGTATGTACGGAGGGTATGACAAAACCGCCCCCAAGATCACTTAAAGTGATCGTTTGGGTGGATGCCCGGCCGCCGATGACGATCAGCGCGGCCCTCGGCAGGCGTCAGAGGGCCACGTCTGGTACTGCGCCGTCCCGGTCGCCCTCGTCCAGAGGGCACATCGCGCGTACCTGCACGCCGCCGACGCGGTCCTCGCCGCCCGGCACCCGCACCAGGATCCGGCCGATCCGGTCACGGCCCGAGTCACGGCCGACATCTACCTCGCGCTGCCCGACAGCGAACGCGACGCCATCACCCACACCGTCGCCAGCCGGCTCGGCGACGACTGGCTCGGACCCCGCCACAGCAACGCCGACACCCTGATCACCGCCCCGGCCTACGCCGCACACCTGCACACCGCACTCGTCGAACGCTGCCACCTCCTCTCCGGGCCCGGCCCGGTGCCGCTGCCGGTGCCGACTGCGCCCGTGGTGGCACCGCGTGCGGCCCGGCAGATCCAGGTGGCCGTGCCGATGGAGCACCAACAGCCGCAGGCCGGCGTCCACCTCACCTACTGAAATCAGCACCACCCGGACCGGGGGTCACAGCACCGCGGCATCAAGCCGCGCCGTTCCACCGTGCCCGCGACATCGGCCCGCGCCGCTCACCTCCCTGACGGGGGCCTGGATCACCAAGTCGCTCCGCGTTCAGCACGCTGGTCATGGCGGTGTCAGAGGCGCAAGTCCCGTCGACGGTAGGCGATCGCTCCTGCAGTAGTCATGACCACCGCGATGCCGACCATCACCAGTGTGGTCGGCCAGGACGCGTCGCTGAGCGGTACGGGTGCCAGGTGCGCGAACGGTGAGATGTCGCGTATCCAGGTCGGTGCTGCGACGCTTTCGGCTACGACCAGCAGCAGGAATCCGCCGACGGTGGGAATGCCGCCGAGAGGTCCGGTCCAGCGGGGCGCCCAGCCGGCCGCGAACACCGCCGCGCCAAGGCTGAGCAACACGATCGGCAGCACGTTCCAGGTGCCGCGCAGCGCGTCGTTGATGGGCAGCTCGCCGCCGATCGCGGTGACTCCCAGCCAGGTCGCCAGGCCGGTGCCGGTGATCAGAATCGCCGCGGCTGCGGCGGTGACGGCGATCTCGGCACCGATCAGCCGGATTCGGCTGATCGGCTGACTGGCGAGCAAGGTCAGCTGCCGGTCGGACTCGGCCGCTACGAAGGCGGTCATCCGGGCGGTGACGAAGCCACCGACCGGCATGGCGAGGATCGCGAACAGTGTCGCGGTGAACCCGGCGATGCTGCCCAGCCCGTCGAAGCCGACCTGTGAGGCCTCGCCGGCCAGGGCCGGGTTGTCACGCAGGAAATCGATGACCGATACCGCGGTCAGCCCGATCAGCAGGTAGTAGGCGCCGATGCCGATCATCCAGCCGGTCAGCGGCCGCAGGACCCGGCGTACCGCGAACAGCGCCACATTCCCCAACAGCAGCGTCCGGGGACGCCGTCCCGCAGCCGTAGCGAGCACCCCGCCGCGGGCGTCGCGCCGGCGGGCCACGGCGAGCGCCAGCACCGTAACAAGCGCGGTCGCGGCGGCCAGCAGCAGCAGCGGCACGACACGGTCGTGGACGTAGGGCCCGCTGAGCGACAGCAGCCCGAACGGTGATAGCCATTGCAGCCAGCCGAGCGCGGTGACCCCGTCTCCGATCATCCGGGCCAGCAGGCCGACGCCCAGGACCGCCACGGCTGTCCCGGTCGCGGGCGGGCGGGCGGGGAAGACCTGGGCGGCCAGCGCGGCCACCGCGACGAAGAACATCCCGAGCAAGCCGGTGCCGGCGCCGTGCACCACCGCGCCCGCCGGTGCGGTGCCGGACAGCAGCAGAACGGCCGTGATGGCGGTTCCGGTGGCGGCCCCGACCGCCATCAAGGGTGCCAGGTGGCGCAGCAGGACGGCGGGGCCGGGTACCCGGCCGGACAGCAACAGATCCCAGCGCCCGGCGTCCTCCTCGCCGCGGGTGATCCGGGTGGTCGCCAGGATCGCCCAGGCG
It encodes:
- a CDS encoding ABC transporter permease; the encoded protein is MTSQPAPGRAVTWLAVRQIRRGALIVAGLAAGMTAMVAATYSQVMADPAAAGSLQALAGNPAIRTLFGVPIGLDTAGGFTVWRVGTVIAVLLGAWAILATTRITRGEEDAGRWDLLLSGRVPGPAVLLRHLAPLMAVGAATGTAITAVLLLSGTAPAGAVVHGAGTGLLGMFFVAVAALAAQVFPARPPATGTAVAVLGVGLLARMIGDGVTALGWLQWLSPFGLLSLSGPYVHDRVVPLLLLAAATALVTVLALAVARRRDARGGVLATAAGRRPRTLLLGNVALFAVRRVLRPLTGWMIGIGAYYLLIGLTAVSVIDFLRDNPALAGEASQVGFDGLGSIAGFTATLFAILAMPVGGFVTARMTAFVAAESDRQLTLLASQPISRIRLIGAEIAVTAAAAAILITGTGLATWLGVTAIGGELPINDALRGTWNVLPIVLLSLGAAVFAAGWAPRWTGPLGGIPTVGGFLLLVVAESVAAPTWIRDISPFAHLAPVPLSDASWPTTLVMVGIAVVMTTAGAIAYRRRDLRL
- a CDS encoding competence protein CoiA family protein, giving the protein MSAVSSPRTTWDIDPRQFSDGVFYLPAGIEIQPRESDWGHPDRTGLREQVADDRPHGASGQKLLCLLCMRVNAEQGRPPAPVWMTFVNGRYGPTFRHENCRSPHAEHMPESDIHKALKEREARTWEMAGATAVTVETWRPRARRRPDVLAVGTRLTVAGEIQHTTLPAKDVVRRQKALAGAGNRVVWTTDRDSADVDFLRMVPHLAVPALDDHRLYRQHRSPQLKVISGWTLFEEQRCGWTDVWSGTTRCPVTKRLATCGRRHLYPTFNPHAYRPDPNARFPCVAAPHLDHLLEGILNDTWRPYPVRPRRITWIPAEDYDKVVTERGGDVGTAERPPPVATSNRSTARVCEPSTGTRPADAHGGRPELPRPSDLADIRTPAGPDHAVQPVISGFRTASVRLEVAIANMHVFVEEVRDRALLEAETRARAYGRPGMYPVAVGRPMRDPSIDQDGLFGWTLVVNGHSQTILMPGDGLGQLRRMNDSPPCVIVNGDPWWWDIAATAAVPLSSQWPS